The following coding sequences lie in one Spinacia oleracea cultivar Varoflay chromosome 1, BTI_SOV_V1, whole genome shotgun sequence genomic window:
- the LOC110804398 gene encoding transcription factor RHD6-like, which produces MALAKDHHQTPSCSSFYGNMLEAGSSLQFPHISPYGFDNYNKKGDRDALESPNSNKMVMSSSPPLSSSSSANSSNGSLVIHHHHHHPHTSNNYQPHEEANSLINFKPGYENFMQSGGGSLLSFQQEDNTTNTTFTNDHHHYHHHQMWEGSTSSSGMSQDHLKLIKNNCNSNLRLLEEVNCLQTSSDGGGGYQDEEAHEWLYAEAITDPSQESGTQQTSFNKRPHMEEENMQASKKQCTNSSSKKSAKPKSSNSKDPQSVAAKNRRERISERLKILQDLVPNGTKVDLVTMLEKAIGYVKFLQLQVKVLATDEFWPVAGGKAPDISQVREAIDAILSTQRPEGTT; this is translated from the exons ATGGCACTTGCAAAAGATCATCACCAAACACCCTCTTGTTCTTCTTTTTATGGTAATATGTTAGAAGCCGGTTCATCCCTCCAATTCCCTCATATATCCCCTTATGGTTTTGATAATTACAATAAAAAAGGCGATAGAGATGCCCTAGAAAGCCCTAATAGTAATAAGATGGTAATGAGTTCTTCCCCACCCCTTTCTAGCTCAAGTAGTGCAAATTCTAGCAATGGTAGTTTAGTgatccatcatcatcatcatcatcctcacaCTTCAAATAATTATCAACCTCATGAAGAAGCTAACTCCTTGATTAACTTCAAACCCGGGTATGAAAACTTCATGCAAAGTGGAGGTGGATCTTTACTTAGTTTCCAACAAGAGGATAACACAACAAATACTACTTTTACTAATGATCATCACcactatcatcatcatcaaatgtGGGAGGGTAGTACTAGTAGTAGTGGTATGAGTCAAGATCACCTCAAATTAATCAAGAATAATTGTAACTCAAATTTGCGCCTTTTAGAAGAGGTTAACTGCTTACAAACCTCgagtgatggtggtggtggctaTCAAGACGAAGAAGCTCATGAATGGTTGTATGCTGAGGCAATCACCGATCCTTCTCAAGAATCAGGAACACAACAAACATCCTTCAACAAGAGACCTCATATG GAGGAAGAAAACATGCAAGCATCCAAGAAGCAGTGCACAAATAGTAGCTCAAAAAAGTCTGCAAAACCTAAATCCTCCAATTCAAAGGATCCACAAAGCGTCGCTGCTAAG AATCGACGAGAAAGAATAAGTGAGAGGCTAAAAATACTCCAAGATCTTGTCCCAAATGGAACCAAG GTTGATTTGGTGACCATGTTAGAGAAGGCTATAGGCTATGTCAAGTTCTTACAATTACAAGTCAAG GTATTGGCAACGGATGAATTCTGGCCGGTGGCAGGTGGAAAAGCGCCGGATATCTCacaagtaagggaagccattgATGCAATCCTTTCAACACAAAGGCCAGAAGGAACAACATAA